Proteins encoded by one window of Flavobacterium sp. N502540:
- a CDS encoding endonuclease has protein sequence MKKNYFLLLLMFAVTAFAQIPTGYYNTATGTGYTLKTQLYNIIKGHTDNGYAGLYTTYQTSDVDNFFENDGTVLDMYSENPSGTDPYNYTTGSTQRCGNYVVEGDCYNREHIIPQSVFNEQSPMVSDAHFITPTDGKVNGIRSNYPHGTVSSATYTSQNGGKLGSSSVSGYSGTVFEPINEFKGDIARMYFYFATRYENTVAGYSFPMFDGSGNKVFTTAFLNLLITWHTQDPVSAREIARNNAIYARQNNRNPYIDHPEYVNQIWGGTPSSDTQAPTAPTSLASTSKTSTSITLSWTASTDNVAVTAYDIYANSALKTTVSGVTATITGLTPATAYSIYVKAKDAAGNVSASSNTISVTTDSGGTGTTTDLLFSEYVEGSGNNKAIEIANNTGSSVSLASYTIKKQTNGSGSWSTGLALSGTLATGSKFVIVNSSISSSCYSTSAANISTTATEMAFNGNDPIGLFKNGVLIDIIGTFNGGTANFGADVTLRRKSTITSPSTTFNLSAQWDSFSQDTCANLGSKKVQPTVAEGEENIADYNGIIVYPNPSDGNFNINLNESGSSYAVEIISFSGQKVFEKQNATEKTISVSHLPSGVYIIKIVKDSKTIIRKIIIN, from the coding sequence ATGAAAAAAAACTACTTTTTACTGTTACTGATGTTTGCTGTAACGGCATTTGCGCAAATTCCCACCGGCTATTACAACACCGCAACAGGAACAGGTTACACATTGAAAACACAATTATACAACATTATTAAAGGTCATACCGATAACGGATATGCGGGATTGTACACCACTTATCAAACCTCCGATGTCGATAATTTTTTCGAAAATGACGGGACCGTTTTAGACATGTATTCCGAAAACCCTTCCGGAACGGATCCTTACAATTATACCACAGGATCAACACAGCGTTGTGGGAACTACGTTGTAGAAGGTGACTGCTACAACAGAGAGCATATCATTCCGCAATCGGTTTTTAACGAACAATCTCCAATGGTATCCGATGCACATTTTATCACTCCGACCGATGGAAAAGTAAACGGAATCCGATCCAACTATCCTCACGGAACTGTTAGTTCTGCCACTTACACTTCTCAAAACGGAGGTAAATTAGGCTCCAGTTCAGTATCCGGATACTCAGGAACCGTTTTTGAACCTATAAACGAATTCAAAGGCGATATTGCCAGAATGTATTTTTATTTTGCCACTCGTTATGAAAATACCGTTGCGGGTTACTCTTTCCCTATGTTTGACGGTTCTGGGAATAAAGTTTTTACTACGGCATTCTTAAATCTTCTAATAACCTGGCACACGCAAGATCCTGTAAGTGCCAGAGAAATTGCACGAAACAACGCCATTTATGCCCGTCAGAACAATAGAAACCCTTATATCGATCATCCGGAATATGTCAATCAAATTTGGGGAGGAACACCTTCTTCAGACACTCAGGCTCCAACTGCACCGACAAGCTTGGCTTCTACTTCAAAAACGTCAACTTCCATTACACTATCCTGGACTGCTTCTACCGATAATGTAGCCGTTACAGCTTATGACATTTATGCAAACAGCGCTTTAAAAACCACTGTTTCCGGTGTAACTGCAACAATAACAGGTTTAACCCCAGCAACAGCTTATTCTATTTATGTAAAAGCAAAAGATGCCGCAGGAAATGTTTCCGCTTCAAGCAATACCATTTCTGTTACAACCGACAGTGGCGGAACCGGAACTACAACAGATCTTCTTTTCTCTGAATACGTTGAAGGGTCCGGAAACAATAAAGCAATTGAAATTGCTAACAACACAGGAAGTTCTGTGAGTTTAGCTTCGTATACGATAAAAAAACAAACAAACGGTTCCGGTTCCTGGAGTACCGGTTTAGCTTTGAGCGGAACCTTAGCCACCGGAAGTAAATTTGTCATTGTAAACAGCTCTATATCTTCAAGCTGCTATTCAACCAGTGCGGCTAATATTTCGACAACAGCAACTGAAATGGCCTTTAACGGAAATGACCCAATTGGTTTATTCAAAAATGGCGTTTTAATCGACATCATCGGAACTTTCAATGGCGGAACTGCTAATTTCGGAGCCGACGTAACTTTAAGAAGAAAATCAACAATAACTTCACCAAGTACTACTTTTAATCTGAGTGCACAATGGGATTCATTTTCACAAGATACCTGTGCTAATTTAGGCAGCAAAAAAGTACAGCCTACTGTAGCTGAAGGAGAAGAAAACATTGCAGATTATAACGGAATTATCGTTTATCCAAATCCTTCTGACGGAAATTTCAATATAAATTTAAACGAATCTGGCTCTTCTTATGCTGTAGAAATCATTTCTTTCTCAGGGCAGAAAGTTTTTGAAAAACAGAACGCCACAGAAAAAACCATTTCAGTAAGTCACTTACCAAGTGGTGTTTATATTATAAAAATTGTTAAAGATTCGAAAACTATCATCAGAAAAATAATCATTAACTAA
- the purL gene encoding phosphoribosylformylglycinamidine synthase, with translation MIHFFENQSKTVFAVQTQNEISAQDISKLNWLFADSNKIEKSALTDFFVGPRATMITPWSTNAVEITQNMGITGIIRIEEFHPATADFSDFDPMLFQKFSQLDQEIFTINVQPEPILEIDDIAAYNTTEGLALSEEEVDYLNNLSTKLGRKLTDSEIFAFSQANSEHCRHKIFNGTFVIDGEEKETSLFKLIKKTSQENPNDIVSAYKDNVAFVKGPKVQQFAPKTADKPDYYEIKEFDSVLSLKAETHNFPTTVEPFNGAATGSGGEIRDRLAGGQGSLPLAGTAVYMTSYSRLKPFDSAQPFDSAQGDRKWENAVEERKWLYQTPMDILIKASNGASDFGNKFGQPLITGSVLTFEHEENDRKIGYDKVIMQAGGIGYGKLDQAIKKKPQEGDKIVILGGENYRIGMGGAAVSSADTGAFGSGIELNAIQRSNPEMQKRAANAIRGLVESDNNPIVSIHDHGAGGHLNCLSELVEETGGLIDLDKLPVGDPTLSAKEIIGNESQERMGLVIGQKDIDTLQRIADRERSPMYQVGDVTGDHRFTFESKTNGSKPMDYALEDFFGSSPKTVMTDKTIDRKYADVAYNTADFESYLKDVLRLEAVASKDWLTNKVDRCVGGKVAKQQNAGPLQLPLNNVGVMALDYLGKEGIATSIGHAPIAALIDPVAGSRNAIAESLSNIIWAPIKDQLKGISLSANWMWACKNEGEDARLYAAVEGCSEFAIELGINIPTGKDSLSMKQKYPNDEVIAPGTVIISAAGNCTDIRKVVEPVLQRNGDSIYYINLSQDDFKLGGSSFAQIRNTIGKETSTIKDASFFKNAFNTIQELIGHNQILAGHDIGSGGLITTLLELCFADVNLGAKIDFSAFAENDLLKILFAENIGIVFQAKSDAAVETKLNANNIEFYKLGKATTTETLDLGSWTLDIKAYRDIWFETSYLLDQKQSKNGRAQARFENYKNQALNYTFPTHFTGKKPVISNEGERPKAAIIREKGSNSEREMANAMYLAGFDVKDVHMTDLISGRETLEDIQFIGAVGGFSNSDVLGSAKGWAGAFLYNEKAKTALDNFFKREDTLSVGICNGCQLFMELEVINPEHEVHGKMLHNESQKHESIFTSVKVQENNSVMLSTLAGSTLGVWVSHGEGKFKLPLAEENYNIVSKYAYEGYPANPNGSDYNTAMLCDKTGRHLVMMPHIERSTFQWNWAHYPKDRNDEVSPWHEAFVNARKWIENRNN, from the coding sequence ATGATCCATTTCTTTGAAAACCAAAGCAAAACTGTTTTTGCAGTACAGACGCAAAACGAAATTTCGGCTCAAGACATTTCAAAACTAAACTGGCTTTTTGCCGACTCCAATAAGATCGAAAAATCCGCACTGACGGATTTTTTTGTTGGTCCTCGTGCCACTATGATCACTCCATGGAGTACAAATGCTGTAGAAATTACTCAAAACATGGGTATTACGGGCATTATCAGAATCGAAGAATTTCATCCGGCAACAGCTGATTTTTCAGATTTTGACCCAATGTTATTTCAGAAATTCAGCCAATTAGATCAGGAAATTTTCACGATCAATGTGCAGCCGGAACCTATTCTGGAAATTGATGATATTGCCGCTTACAATACAACAGAAGGATTAGCTTTAAGCGAAGAAGAAGTTGATTACTTAAACAATCTTTCTACTAAATTAGGAAGAAAACTAACTGACTCAGAGATTTTCGCTTTCTCACAAGCAAACTCAGAGCACTGCCGTCACAAAATCTTCAACGGAACATTTGTGATTGACGGAGAAGAAAAAGAAACTTCTTTATTCAAATTAATTAAAAAAACATCACAGGAAAATCCTAACGATATTGTTTCTGCTTACAAAGACAACGTTGCTTTTGTAAAAGGACCAAAAGTGCAGCAATTTGCACCAAAAACAGCTGACAAACCAGATTATTACGAGATAAAAGAATTCGATTCCGTTTTATCTTTAAAAGCAGAAACACACAACTTCCCAACCACTGTAGAGCCTTTCAACGGAGCTGCAACCGGATCGGGAGGAGAAATTCGTGACCGTTTAGCCGGTGGCCAGGGTTCATTGCCATTAGCAGGAACTGCGGTTTATATGACTTCGTATTCTCGTTTAAAGCCCTTCGACTCCGCTCAACCCTTCGACTCCGCTCAGGGTGACCGAAAATGGGAAAATGCTGTTGAAGAAAGAAAATGGCTGTACCAGACTCCAATGGATATTTTAATCAAAGCTTCAAACGGAGCTTCTGATTTTGGAAATAAATTCGGTCAACCGTTAATTACAGGTTCTGTTTTAACTTTCGAACACGAAGAAAACGACCGTAAAATTGGTTACGACAAAGTAATCATGCAGGCGGGTGGAATTGGTTACGGAAAATTAGATCAGGCAATTAAAAAGAAACCACAAGAAGGCGATAAAATCGTAATTCTTGGTGGAGAAAATTATAGAATTGGTATGGGTGGTGCTGCGGTTTCATCTGCAGATACCGGAGCTTTTGGTTCAGGAATCGAGTTAAACGCAATTCAGCGTTCGAATCCTGAAATGCAAAAACGTGCTGCCAATGCGATTCGTGGTTTGGTAGAAAGCGACAATAATCCAATTGTTTCGATTCACGATCACGGAGCTGGAGGACACTTAAACTGTCTTTCTGAACTGGTGGAAGAAACCGGAGGATTAATCGACTTAGATAAATTACCTGTTGGAGACCCTACTCTTTCTGCAAAAGAAATTATCGGTAACGAATCTCAGGAAAGAATGGGATTGGTTATTGGTCAAAAAGATATCGATACTTTACAAAGAATTGCCGACAGAGAGCGTTCGCCAATGTATCAGGTTGGAGACGTAACGGGCGATCACCGTTTTACATTCGAATCTAAAACAAACGGTTCTAAACCGATGGATTATGCTTTAGAAGATTTCTTCGGAAGCTCTCCAAAAACGGTTATGACCGATAAAACGATTGACAGAAAATATGCTGATGTTGCTTACAACACAGCAGATTTCGAAAGTTACTTAAAAGACGTTTTGCGTTTAGAAGCGGTTGCATCAAAAGACTGGTTAACCAATAAAGTAGACCGTTGTGTGGGTGGAAAAGTAGCCAAACAGCAAAATGCAGGACCATTACAATTGCCTTTGAATAATGTTGGAGTTATGGCTCTGGATTATTTAGGTAAAGAGGGAATTGCTACTTCTATCGGGCATGCTCCTATCGCTGCTTTGATTGACCCGGTTGCGGGATCCAGAAATGCTATTGCCGAGTCATTATCAAATATCATCTGGGCACCAATTAAAGATCAGTTAAAAGGTATTTCATTGTCTGCCAACTGGATGTGGGCTTGTAAAAACGAAGGTGAAGACGCTCGTTTGTACGCTGCCGTAGAAGGTTGTTCTGAATTTGCAATCGAATTAGGAATCAATATTCCAACAGGAAAAGATTCCCTTTCGATGAAACAAAAATATCCAAACGACGAAGTAATTGCACCGGGAACGGTTATTATTTCGGCAGCAGGAAACTGTACCGATATCAGAAAAGTAGTAGAACCTGTTTTACAAAGAAACGGAGATTCAATCTATTATATCAATTTGTCTCAGGATGATTTCAAATTAGGAGGTTCTTCTTTTGCACAAATCAGAAATACAATCGGAAAAGAGACTTCTACTATTAAAGACGCTTCTTTCTTCAAAAATGCCTTCAATACCATTCAGGAATTAATTGGTCACAACCAAATTTTAGCCGGACACGATATCGGAAGCGGTGGTTTGATCACAACTTTATTAGAATTGTGTTTTGCGGATGTAAACCTTGGGGCAAAAATTGATTTTAGTGCTTTCGCAGAAAATGACTTATTAAAAATCCTTTTTGCAGAAAACATTGGTATTGTTTTCCAGGCAAAATCTGATGCTGCTGTTGAAACTAAGTTAAATGCCAACAACATCGAATTCTATAAATTAGGAAAAGCAACAACGACCGAGACTTTAGACCTTGGATCTTGGACTTTAGACATAAAAGCTTACAGAGATATTTGGTTCGAGACTTCTTATTTATTAGATCAAAAACAATCTAAAAACGGAAGAGCTCAGGCGCGTTTTGAAAACTATAAAAATCAGGCTTTAAACTATACTTTCCCAACTCATTTTACTGGTAAAAAGCCTGTCATCTCAAACGAAGGCGAGAGACCAAAAGCTGCTATTATTCGTGAGAAAGGAAGTAATTCTGAGCGTGAAATGGCAAATGCTATGTACTTAGCCGGTTTTGATGTAAAAGACGTTCACATGACCGATTTGATTTCAGGTCGTGAAACACTGGAAGACATTCAGTTTATTGGAGCTGTTGGAGGTTTCTCTAATTCAGATGTTTTAGGTTCTGCCAAAGGATGGGCCGGAGCTTTCTTATACAACGAAAAAGCAAAAACGGCATTGGATAATTTCTTTAAAAGAGAAGATACTTTATCTGTAGGAATTTGTAACGGATGTCAGTTGTTTATGGAATTGGAAGTGATCAATCCGGAGCATGAAGTTCACGGAAAAATGCTTCACAACGAAAGTCAGAAACACGAAAGCATCTTTACTTCTGTAAAAGTACAGGAAAACAACTCGGTAATGTTATCGACGTTGGCCGGAAGCACTTTAGGAGTATGGGTTTCTCATGGAGAAGGTAAATTCAAATTGCCTTTAGCCGAAGAAAATTACAACATTGTTTCTAAGTATGCTTACGAAGGTTATCCTGCCAACCCTAACGGATCTGATTACAACACAGCAATGTTATGTGACAAAACCGGAAGACATTTGGTAATGATGCCTCACATCGAGCGTTCAACTTTCCAATGGAACTGGGCACATTATCCAAAAGACAGAAACGACGAGGTTTCACCTTGGCACGAAGCTTTTGTTAATGCCAGAAAATGGATTGAAAATAGAAACAATTAA
- a CDS encoding PaaI family thioesterase, which translates to MNYTKEQILARCNEFSKNTLMETLKIEYIDAGPDFLTAKMPVNPSVHQPMGLLHGGASVALAESVGSAASFFFIDVKEQEVRGIEISANHLKSIREGWVFGTARIIHKGRSIHLWEIKITDEEGNLISLCKLTNMVLEKKKTV; encoded by the coding sequence ATGAATTATACAAAAGAGCAGATTTTAGCGCGCTGTAATGAGTTCTCAAAAAACACATTGATGGAAACGCTAAAAATAGAATATATCGATGCAGGGCCTGATTTTTTAACTGCAAAAATGCCTGTAAATCCTTCTGTTCATCAGCCAATGGGATTGTTACACGGGGGAGCTTCAGTAGCCCTGGCAGAAAGTGTTGGTAGTGCAGCGTCCTTCTTTTTTATCGATGTGAAAGAACAGGAAGTACGCGGAATAGAAATTTCGGCAAATCACTTGAAAAGTATTCGGGAAGGCTGGGTTTTCGGGACGGCAAGAATCATTCACAAAGGAAGAAGTATTCATCTGTGGGAAATTAAGATTACGGATGAAGAAGGAAATCTGATTTCGCTGTGCAAACTGACCAATATGGTTTTGGAAAAAAAGAAAACAGTATAG
- a CDS encoding TonB-dependent receptor domain-containing protein — translation MKKWTLKLSLLLLLLIISQVTFAQNSSVKGTVSDGKLAIEFVDVVLKNTADSTKVAGYAVTDASGNFSLDHITSGEYQLQFKLIGFKTLTQKIKFGGSPISVGTITLQTDANLLNAVVVNSQKKQIQKTNEGFIFNAVSNLTQTGGTATDMLKNIPTVAVDADGGITLRGKSPMILINGKNSAITNMDQIAASSIESIEVISNPTAKYDANAESGIINIRLKKNNQSGMNGAVVLGGGFGAKGRLNSSVLLNHKTDKWNFGLGYDNRFAGRTKKIKGERINYLIDDEHYINQNRSDQRTEGLQNLKFNIDFSPNENNSFSFEALGNMESQDNDETLYTQVNNSANQFFSSNKRHSLELERSKVGELAFSYDRKFADDRKSLNASITSSFNKHRENTDIDTYQFNQYYNLIGDAAWQRTHNYEHENISNAIVNYALPVSEKTILETGYKGTFRFFDSDFQSANQTNGEYIVNPLASNVFKFNEQINAVYGLLNSYIGAKETPKWKYNLGLRAEQVSNNGKTQNNSDNFSNHYVKLFPSASLQLNLTSDEFLKMGYSKRINRPDLDNLNPFIDITDALNPHGGNPYLKPEIIHIIETGYSKEWSKYSLSTNAFYRNATNTIRQYAELQDNGVVLQQPRNIGSTITYGLETIFSLKPVGFYDANISITAFQQNINASNLAQDVVNNAFSWYGKIINNFVPWKGGKLQIIGNYNSALATAQGKRIPIYNVDMGFQQKLGKGNARLGLVVTDMFNTLESGFKNNTALFSNNRTSKSDTRALMITFAYTFKSDFKEKLLENQFSAE, via the coding sequence ATGAAAAAATGGACCTTAAAATTATCGCTTTTACTCCTCTTACTTATTATAAGCCAAGTCACGTTTGCCCAAAATTCGTCTGTAAAAGGAACGGTTTCTGATGGAAAGCTCGCCATCGAATTTGTCGATGTAGTTTTAAAAAACACTGCCGATTCTACAAAAGTTGCCGGATATGCCGTTACAGATGCTTCCGGGAATTTTTCTTTGGACCATATTACCTCAGGTGAATACCAGCTTCAATTCAAATTAATCGGTTTTAAAACCCTTACCCAAAAAATAAAATTTGGAGGATCTCCTATTTCGGTTGGAACCATAACTTTGCAAACCGATGCTAATCTATTAAATGCTGTTGTTGTTAATTCCCAAAAGAAGCAAATTCAAAAAACCAATGAAGGCTTCATTTTTAATGCGGTTTCGAATCTGACACAAACGGGAGGAACTGCTACCGATATGCTAAAAAACATTCCTACAGTAGCTGTAGATGCAGACGGAGGAATTACGTTGAGAGGAAAATCGCCTATGATTTTGATTAATGGAAAAAACTCCGCCATTACCAATATGGATCAGATTGCAGCGAGCAGTATTGAAAGTATAGAAGTTATCAGTAATCCTACGGCCAAATACGATGCCAATGCAGAGAGCGGCATTATCAATATCAGACTCAAAAAAAACAACCAAAGCGGTATGAATGGTGCCGTGGTTTTAGGAGGCGGATTTGGAGCCAAAGGCAGATTAAACAGCTCTGTGCTCTTAAATCATAAAACGGATAAATGGAATTTCGGATTGGGGTACGACAATCGCTTTGCCGGAAGAACTAAAAAGATCAAAGGCGAAAGAATCAATTACCTGATCGATGACGAACATTATATCAATCAAAACAGAAGCGACCAGCGTACAGAAGGCTTACAGAATCTAAAATTCAACATTGATTTTTCACCAAACGAGAACAACAGCTTTTCTTTTGAAGCTTTGGGAAATATGGAAAGTCAGGACAATGACGAAACTTTATACACGCAGGTAAACAACAGCGCCAATCAGTTTTTCTCGAGCAATAAAAGACATTCTCTGGAACTCGAACGCTCTAAAGTAGGCGAACTAGCCTTCAGCTACGACCGAAAATTTGCCGATGACCGAAAAAGCCTGAACGCCAGTATTACCTCATCTTTCAACAAACACAGAGAAAACACCGACATCGACACCTATCAATTCAATCAATACTACAACCTGATTGGTGATGCTGCATGGCAAAGAACACACAATTACGAACACGAAAATATCTCGAACGCCATTGTAAATTATGCGCTTCCGGTTTCTGAAAAAACAATTTTAGAGACTGGTTACAAAGGAACCTTCCGATTCTTCGACTCCGATTTTCAAAGTGCCAATCAAACGAATGGAGAATACATTGTAAATCCTTTGGCGAGCAACGTCTTTAAATTCAACGAGCAAATCAATGCGGTTTACGGACTTCTAAACTCTTATATTGGCGCTAAAGAAACTCCGAAATGGAAATACAATTTAGGATTACGTGCCGAGCAGGTTTCAAACAACGGAAAAACGCAAAACAACAGTGATAACTTCTCCAATCATTATGTAAAACTTTTCCCTTCTGCCTCTTTACAACTTAATTTAACATCAGACGAGTTTCTAAAAATGGGTTACAGCAAACGCATCAACCGTCCTGATTTAGACAACTTAAATCCATTTATTGATATTACCGATGCCTTGAATCCGCATGGAGGAAATCCGTATTTGAAACCCGAAATCATTCATATTATTGAGACAGGTTATTCCAAAGAATGGTCCAAATATTCCCTTTCTACCAATGCTTTTTACAGAAATGCGACCAATACAATCAGACAATATGCCGAATTACAAGACAACGGAGTGGTTTTGCAGCAGCCCAGAAATATTGGAAGCACCATTACTTATGGTCTTGAAACTATTTTCAGCTTAAAACCCGTTGGATTTTATGATGCTAATATCAGTATTACCGCTTTTCAGCAAAATATAAACGCCTCCAATCTGGCTCAGGATGTCGTGAACAATGCATTCAGCTGGTACGGAAAGATTATCAATAATTTTGTTCCGTGGAAAGGTGGAAAACTGCAAATTATCGGAAATTACAATTCGGCTCTCGCTACTGCACAGGGAAAAAGAATTCCGATCTATAATGTTGATATGGGGTTTCAGCAAAAACTGGGTAAAGGCAATGCCCGTTTAGGTTTAGTGGTTACCGATATGTTCAACACACTTGAAAGCGGTTTTAAAAATAATACAGCTTTGTTCAGTAACAACCGTACTTCTAAATCAGATACACGTGCTCTGATGATCACTTTTGCTTATACCTTTAAATCCGACTTTAAAGAAAAATTATTGGAAAACCAGTTTTCAGCAGAATAA
- a CDS encoding chorismate-binding protein — protein sequence MNDFFSKIKVQYEKCLPFVMYSKPNSTTIFSLLQQNDTLHKISDYKEKGFVFASFDEKQLILIPENESEILTTEQLEIAFEAAEIEDSGIDNEARLHYEALVAKGIQAIKNDEFKKVVLSRSEKVTLSEFDFVSTFQHLIQLYPTTFSYVFFHPKIGLWMGATPERLLKANGNVFETVALAGTQKATLETDVLWQQKEKDEQQYVTDFIVKRLREVASSVDVTEPYSVKAGSIWHIKTDISGVLNENSTLEEVIDTLHPTPAVCGLPKKKAKAFIIENENYDRTFYTGFLGELNSSFAHDEISSDFYVNLRSMQIQENKAILYMGCGITKESVPENEWEESVNKSMTMKRVLRVMGYEL from the coding sequence ATGAATGATTTTTTTTCTAAAATTAAAGTACAGTACGAAAAGTGTTTGCCTTTTGTAATGTACTCTAAACCGAATTCTACTACTATTTTTTCGCTTTTGCAGCAAAATGACACGTTGCATAAAATCTCCGATTACAAGGAAAAAGGTTTTGTTTTTGCTTCTTTTGATGAAAAACAACTGATATTGATTCCGGAGAATGAATCTGAAATTTTAACAACAGAACAGCTGGAAATTGCTTTTGAGGCTGCTGAAATTGAAGATTCGGGTATTGATAACGAGGCCAGATTACACTATGAAGCATTGGTTGCAAAAGGAATTCAGGCGATTAAGAATGACGAATTCAAAAAAGTAGTATTGTCCAGAAGCGAAAAAGTAACTTTAAGCGAGTTCGATTTTGTGTCTACTTTTCAGCACCTGATTCAATTGTATCCCACGACTTTTTCATATGTTTTTTTTCATCCAAAAATTGGTTTGTGGATGGGAGCCACACCGGAACGATTGCTGAAAGCCAATGGAAATGTTTTTGAAACAGTGGCTTTGGCCGGAACACAAAAAGCAACCCTGGAAACGGATGTTTTATGGCAGCAAAAGGAGAAAGACGAGCAGCAATATGTAACTGACTTTATTGTAAAAAGATTACGTGAAGTAGCTTCTTCTGTTGATGTCACAGAACCTTATAGTGTGAAAGCGGGATCGATCTGGCATATCAAAACAGATATTTCGGGAGTATTGAATGAGAATTCGACGCTTGAGGAAGTAATCGATACATTACATCCAACACCCGCAGTTTGCGGTCTGCCAAAGAAAAAGGCAAAAGCATTTATTATTGAAAATGAAAATTACGACAGGACTTTTTACACAGGATTTCTAGGGGAGTTGAACAGCAGTTTTGCTCATGATGAGATCAGTTCTGATTTCTACGTAAATTTACGCAGCATGCAAATTCAGGAAAATAAAGCGATTCTTTACATGGGTTGCGGTATTACAAAAGAAAGTGTTCCCGAAAACGAGTGGGAGGAAAGCGTGAACAAATCGATGACAATGAAA